The following are from one region of the Paenibacillus sp. KS-LC4 genome:
- a CDS encoding ABC transporter ATP-binding protein, translated as MVQERKDGLTLWKSFLWIWTYMKTHIGWMIVGIISAMAAALIEIWIGSFIQDLTTRAENGAGRLVLSIVFTVFAVILIGVPAKYFMAFGVERSSALTIRDIRNHLMNHIGKLPVHYIEKQHSGDVLSRSSNDLQVIHQFMSRDLAQWFYHPILFIGCFIYLIWIQWQLVLFSILLLPISLLVSHWVGKQMQRLTEEVQEHTGQMNAITQDTLGGMPIVKSYLLSGMLLRSYQSLLQLTLLKKLALRKREAWVDPLLFSLMLSPIIFAVIYGSYLISIGKFGAGQLIAFLYLLNLCLEPLEHIPTLITNTFQMTGALKRVAEMLKQPAENLEGHAIAKTDDPPVVFDNVTFAYDNNAPVLRNLSFTVAAGKTVALVGESGGGKSTVFKLLCGFYPLPADQGTIRIFDQPIQESNPNELRSCFSVVTQDAYLFSGTIADNIAYGREHATMDEVIEAAKLANAHSFIMELPGGYQAEVGERGGLLSGGQRQRITIARAFLKDAPILLLDEPTSALDTASELYVQEALNVLMKDRTTIVIAHRLSTIEKADEILVMEQGGIAEAGNHGELLALNGLYARSYHQEFTTALVKSREVVYL; from the coding sequence GTGGTGCAAGAGCGAAAAGACGGATTGACCCTGTGGAAATCATTTCTTTGGATATGGACATATATGAAAACTCACATAGGCTGGATGATCGTTGGAATTATTTCGGCCATGGCGGCAGCGCTGATCGAGATATGGATAGGCAGCTTCATTCAAGATTTAACGACTCGTGCGGAGAATGGGGCAGGGCGGCTTGTCTTATCCATCGTTTTCACCGTTTTTGCCGTCATCCTAATCGGCGTTCCTGCGAAGTATTTTATGGCGTTCGGCGTGGAGCGAAGCAGCGCCCTGACCATAAGAGATATTCGTAATCATCTGATGAACCATATTGGGAAGCTGCCTGTTCATTATATCGAAAAGCAGCACTCTGGAGATGTGTTGTCGCGGTCCAGCAATGACCTGCAGGTCATCCATCAATTCATGAGTCGAGATTTGGCGCAATGGTTTTACCATCCGATATTGTTTATCGGCTGCTTCATCTATTTGATTTGGATTCAATGGCAGCTCGTATTGTTCAGTATTCTGCTTCTTCCTATATCCTTGCTTGTATCGCATTGGGTTGGCAAACAAATGCAGCGGCTGACGGAAGAGGTGCAAGAGCATACGGGGCAAATGAACGCTATTACGCAGGATACGCTGGGCGGAATGCCAATTGTGAAAAGTTACCTGCTCTCAGGAATGCTGCTTCGTTCGTATCAGTCTTTGCTTCAATTGACGCTGCTCAAGAAACTGGCCTTGCGAAAACGTGAGGCATGGGTTGATCCGCTCTTGTTCTCGTTGATGCTAAGTCCGATTATCTTTGCCGTCATCTACGGCAGCTACTTGATATCCATAGGAAAGTTTGGCGCCGGACAATTAATCGCCTTCTTGTATCTGCTTAATTTATGCCTGGAGCCGCTGGAACATATCCCGACTCTGATTACGAACACCTTTCAAATGACTGGGGCTTTGAAGAGGGTGGCCGAAATGCTGAAGCAGCCTGCCGAAAATCTGGAGGGGCATGCGATTGCAAAAACCGATGATCCCCCTGTCGTATTCGATAATGTTACGTTCGCTTACGATAATAACGCCCCTGTGCTGCGAAATCTCAGCTTTACGGTAGCGGCGGGGAAAACCGTTGCGCTGGTTGGAGAGAGCGGCGGGGGAAAGAGCACGGTGTTTAAGCTGCTATGCGGATTTTATCCCTTGCCTGCTGACCAAGGAACGATTCGAATTTTCGACCAGCCGATTCAAGAAAGCAACCCAAATGAGCTTCGTTCTTGTTTTTCCGTTGTTACTCAGGATGCATATTTGTTCAGCGGTACGATTGCCGACAATATTGCTTACGGACGGGAGCATGCGACGATGGACGAGGTTATCGAGGCGGCGAAGCTGGCTAATGCGCATTCGTTCATCATGGAGCTTCCCGGCGGGTACCAAGCTGAGGTAGGAGAGCGGGGAGGACTTCTGTCCGGCGGACAGCGTCAGCGGATTACCATTGCGCGCGCGTTCCTTAAGGACGCGCCTATCCTGCTCTTGGACGAGCCTACATCCGCGCTGGATACGGCATCTGAATTGTACGTTCAGGAAGCGCTGAACGTACTCATGAAGGACCGAACAACCATTGTAATTGCGCACCGACTGTCAACCATTGAGAAGGCGGATGAAATCTTGGTTATGGAGCAGGGCGGGATTGCAGAGGCTGGCAATCATGGCGAGCTGCTAGCGTTGAACGGCTTGTACGCCCGTTCGTATCATCAGGAGTTTACCACCGCTCTTGTGAAGAGTAGAGAGGTGGTCTACTTATGA
- a CDS encoding amino acid adenylation domain-containing protein, whose translation MKSVFEREEAYWNDIFDAEDSMSFLPYSSPVNNGASVNAASNIGVICRTLPPELSAKILSLANGSDMAVYLIVLAGVNGLLYTYTHQEHTIVGMPAYSEPDDGNLLSQEVLLIKTRVNGESTIRTLLGQIKSSVSGAIEHQNIPFRKMVRPMNVEYNSLGEPIVPTVVSFANIHMDAGKNKAWTDSLFQFELKKGSIVLNLSFDSTRYDQDFMVKVTDHYIRLLSGILFEPDLAVDRADILSEAEKHEIVTVFNDTEADYPREKTIHMLFEEQAERHADAVAVEYEDERLTYRELNERANRLARTLRSQGVGADQLVGIMAERSPSMVIGILAILKAGGAYVPIDPEYPEERIRYMLDDSGVGVLLLQAHLRDKVTFAGVCLLLDDEQTYAADGTSLASVNEPNDLAYVIYTSGTTGKPKGTLIEHKNVVRLLFNSKNQFDFGASDTWTLFHSFCFDFSVWEMYGALLYGGKLVIVPPMTAKQPGQFLQLLKERGVTILNQTPTYFYQLLREALAESGQTLSLRKVIFGGEALAPQQLKAWRKRYPNTQLINMYGITETTVHVTYKEITEVEIAEGRSNIGRPIPTLKVYVLDGKRRCVPAGVAGEMYVAGEGLARGYLNRPELTAEKFVDDPFAPGERMYRSGDLARWLPDGNIEYMGRIDHQVKIRGYRIELGEVEAQLLKVESVREAMVMAREDESGEKQLCAYVVADKLLTVSELRGRLLQEMPGYMIPSYFVQLEKMPLTANGKTDRKALPAPEGSVNTGTEYIAPRTALEEQLVRIWQEVLGTERIGVKDNFFDLGGHSLSLMQMIQKVYAAMGVEISLHSMFQNPSVEAMAYEIWQSGLEGHSGNRFMKLNENGAINVFCFPPGGGYGISYMELAKKLDDRCVLYAIDFIDDTDGFKDIPDRYVEEILRVQDGSPYVLLGYSLGGNLMYEVAQAIERRGGRVSDLIMLDSAYKQFETPMDEVESDIKEILEPAEGEEKELLDNPFIRERVERKVRAYLTYGARLIHSGTVQANIHGLIAEGSRERGALEHRPSWQEATLQNYEEYELAGVHEQVFAPEYVEENANVIGGIVQHIIERKLESHKVPF comes from the coding sequence ATGAAGTCGGTGTTTGAGAGGGAAGAGGCCTATTGGAACGACATATTTGACGCCGAAGATAGTATGAGCTTTTTGCCGTACAGCAGCCCCGTCAATAACGGAGCGAGCGTGAATGCTGCATCCAACATAGGTGTAATCTGCCGCACGCTGCCGCCGGAGCTATCGGCGAAAATTCTTTCGCTGGCGAATGGATCGGACATGGCCGTCTATTTGATCGTACTTGCTGGGGTCAATGGGTTGCTCTACACCTATACTCACCAAGAACATACAATTGTGGGCATGCCCGCTTACAGCGAGCCCGATGATGGAAATCTGCTGAGCCAAGAAGTTCTTTTGATTAAAACCAGGGTGAATGGTGAGAGCACGATAAGAACGCTGCTGGGCCAAATCAAATCGTCTGTCAGCGGAGCGATAGAGCATCAGAATATTCCGTTTCGAAAAATGGTTCGGCCTATGAATGTAGAGTACAATTCGCTTGGCGAGCCCATTGTCCCAACAGTGGTCTCGTTTGCAAACATACATATGGATGCCGGGAAGAACAAAGCTTGGACCGACAGCTTGTTTCAATTCGAATTGAAGAAGGGCTCTATCGTATTGAATCTAAGCTTCGACTCCACTCGATACGACCAAGATTTTATGGTCAAGGTGACCGATCATTACATTCGGCTTCTTTCTGGCATTTTGTTCGAGCCGGATCTTGCCGTTGATAGAGCGGACATCCTGTCTGAAGCCGAGAAGCATGAGATTGTTACTGTATTCAACGATACGGAAGCGGATTACCCGAGAGAGAAGACGATTCACATGTTGTTCGAGGAGCAGGCGGAGCGTCATGCGGATGCGGTCGCGGTCGAGTACGAGGACGAGCGTCTGACGTACCGCGAGCTGAATGAGCGGGCGAACCGTCTGGCGCGTACTCTGCGCAGCCAAGGCGTAGGGGCGGATCAGCTGGTGGGCATTATGGCTGAACGTTCTCCTTCCATGGTGATCGGGATTCTCGCCATTCTGAAGGCGGGCGGGGCGTATGTGCCGATTGATCCGGAATATCCAGAGGAGCGTATTCGCTACATGCTGGACGATTCAGGAGTCGGCGTGCTGCTGCTGCAAGCGCATTTGCGTGACAAAGTGACGTTTGCGGGCGTCTGCCTGCTGCTGGATGACGAGCAGACCTACGCAGCGGACGGCACGAGCCTCGCCTCGGTTAACGAGCCGAACGATTTGGCTTACGTGATCTATACCTCGGGAACGACAGGCAAGCCGAAAGGCACCTTGATCGAGCATAAAAACGTCGTGCGGCTGCTGTTCAACAGCAAAAACCAGTTCGACTTCGGCGCATCCGATACATGGACCTTGTTCCACTCGTTCTGCTTCGACTTCTCAGTGTGGGAAATGTACGGAGCGCTGCTGTACGGAGGCAAGCTGGTCATTGTGCCGCCGATGACGGCGAAGCAGCCGGGACAGTTTTTGCAGCTGCTGAAGGAGCGAGGCGTGACGATTCTGAACCAGACGCCGACGTATTTCTACCAGCTGCTTCGCGAAGCGCTGGCGGAGAGCGGGCAAACGCTGAGCCTTCGAAAGGTCATCTTCGGAGGAGAGGCGCTGGCGCCGCAGCAGCTGAAGGCGTGGAGGAAGAGGTACCCGAATACGCAGCTGATCAATATGTATGGGATCACCGAAACGACGGTACACGTGACCTACAAGGAAATTACCGAGGTGGAAATCGCCGAGGGAAGAAGCAATATCGGAAGACCGATCCCGACGCTGAAGGTGTACGTGCTGGATGGGAAGCGCCGATGCGTGCCAGCGGGAGTGGCAGGAGAGATGTATGTAGCCGGAGAAGGTCTGGCGCGCGGTTACTTGAACCGCCCCGAGCTGACAGCGGAGAAATTCGTGGACGATCCGTTTGCGCCAGGCGAGCGGATGTACCGGTCAGGGGATTTGGCGAGATGGCTGCCGGACGGCAACATCGAATACATGGGACGGATCGACCATCAAGTGAAAATACGCGGGTACCGAATCGAGCTTGGGGAAGTGGAAGCGCAGCTGTTGAAGGTGGAGTCCGTGCGGGAAGCGATGGTCATGGCGCGGGAGGATGAAAGCGGCGAGAAGCAGCTGTGCGCGTACGTAGTAGCGGACAAGCTGCTGACGGTGAGCGAGCTAAGAGGAAGGCTGCTGCAGGAGATGCCGGGGTACATGATTCCGTCGTACTTCGTACAGCTGGAGAAAATGCCGCTGACGGCGAACGGGAAGACGGACCGCAAGGCGCTGCCTGCGCCGGAGGGAAGCGTGAATACCGGTACGGAATACATCGCGCCTCGTACAGCGCTGGAGGAGCAGCTCGTGCGCATTTGGCAAGAGGTGCTTGGAACGGAAAGGATCGGAGTGAAGGACAATTTCTTCGATCTTGGCGGGCATTCCTTAAGCCTTATGCAAATGATTCAAAAAGTTTATGCCGCAATGGGAGTCGAAATTTCACTCCACAGCATGTTCCAGAATCCGTCCGTCGAAGCGATGGCTTATGAGATATGGCAATCCGGGCTGGAGGGACATAGCGGCAATCGCTTTATGAAGCTCAACGAGAACGGAGCGATCAACGTCTTTTGCTTTCCTCCGGGGGGCGGATATGGCATAAGCTATATGGAGCTTGCGAAGAAGCTGGATGACCGCTGCGTGCTTTACGCCATAGATTTTATAGACGACACGGATGGCTTCAAGGACATACCAGACCGTTATGTAGAAGAGATACTCCGCGTGCAGGATGGCTCGCCGTATGTGCTGCTGGGGTATTCGCTAGGCGGCAATTTAATGTATGAGGTGGCCCAAGCGATAGAGAGGAGAGGCGGCCGCGTCTCCGACCTAATCATGTTGGATTCTGCGTATAAACAATTCGAAACGCCGATGGACGAGGTGGAAAGTGACATCAAGGAAATTCTGGAGCCTGCCGAGGGCGAGGAGAAAGAATTGCTCGACAACCCATTCATTCGCGAACGCGTGGAGCGCAAAGTGCGGGCGTATTTGACATATGGAGCGAGGCTGATTCACTCGGGCACGGTTCAGGCGAATATTCATGGGCTAATCGCGGAGGGCTCCAGAGAGCGCGGAGCGCTTGAACATAGGCCGTCATGGCAGGAAGCGACCTTGCAAAATTATGAGGAATATGAGCTCGCCGGGGTTCACGAGCAGGTGTTTGCTCCTGAATACGTGGAAGAGAACGCAAACGTGATTGGCGGCATCGTCCAACACATTATTGAGCGGAAGCTGGAATCTCATAAGGTGCCGTTTTGA
- a CDS encoding ABC transporter ATP-binding protein, which translates to MKVADIVFHAKELGHILSFMSKRSKFRYFTGLSISTSIQSLFLVSFSLVVQGLVDFAVTQDISLMYRALFILAGSLFLVNFVAPFFSYMFRSSVELTMADIRERLFVKLCKLRSRYLEQTHNGDILSRMNNDVTTLEVTYTGVYFVLLLQLVFGVGSLVAMFVVHWPFACASLAILLISFAIGARFVQQIRLLSEQSLLLLAKMTGKFSDFIGGIQLVKLFHIQPIYEQYAGLNEQVTKVATQTAKKNGMLAAVNYFVSYVTLCGIIATGSVLYTYDLIGMGTVAALAVLQINLTHAIMNFGTTLSMAQNSLAGAQRLEQLLDEQEEPEQIGYRSEEKPAFKTLSASSPAMVELQSVDFSYLPGKKALSDVSLRVAPGQIAAIVGSSGSGKSTLIKLLLGFYPIDGGELLIEGKPLGHYTLNELRARIAYVPQDAFLFSGTIEENIRYGNPQATDEEIIEAAKAAHAHHFIEELPEQYRAQVGERGKSLSGGQRQRIAIARALLKNAPILLLDEATSALDSESEYWVQQALNQLMEGRTTILIAHQLSTVEKADLIMVMNEGTVVEQGTYQELLEREGYFRKLYGSSEVK; encoded by the coding sequence ATGAAAGTGGCTGACATAGTCTTCCATGCAAAGGAACTTGGCCATATCCTAAGCTTTATGAGCAAAAGAAGCAAATTTCGTTATTTCACGGGTCTTAGTATAAGCACGAGCATTCAAAGCTTGTTTTTGGTATCCTTCAGTCTGGTCGTCCAGGGTCTGGTGGATTTTGCGGTGACGCAGGATATTTCGCTAATGTATCGCGCCCTTTTTATCTTGGCCGGCTCCCTGTTTCTTGTGAACTTCGTCGCTCCGTTTTTTTCCTATATGTTTCGCAGCAGCGTGGAATTGACGATGGCGGATATAAGGGAGCGTCTGTTTGTCAAGCTTTGCAAGCTTCGGTCGAGGTATTTGGAGCAAACACACAACGGGGATATCCTCTCTAGGATGAACAACGACGTAACTACATTGGAAGTGACCTACACAGGCGTGTATTTCGTGCTGCTGCTGCAGCTCGTATTCGGTGTGGGCTCGCTTGTGGCGATGTTTGTCGTTCATTGGCCGTTTGCGTGCGCGTCGCTTGCCATATTGCTGATTTCCTTTGCAATCGGTGCGCGGTTTGTACAGCAGATCCGCTTACTCTCCGAGCAATCGCTGCTGCTTCTGGCCAAAATGACGGGTAAATTCTCCGACTTTATCGGAGGGATACAGCTTGTTAAATTATTTCATATCCAGCCGATCTATGAGCAGTATGCGGGCTTGAATGAACAAGTAACGAAAGTAGCTACACAAACCGCAAAAAAGAATGGCATGCTGGCCGCCGTGAATTATTTTGTCAGTTATGTAACCTTATGCGGAATCATTGCCACAGGCAGTGTGCTCTACACCTATGACTTAATTGGAATGGGAACTGTAGCGGCGCTGGCCGTGCTTCAAATCAACTTGACTCACGCCATTATGAATTTTGGCACGACGCTATCCATGGCGCAGAACTCATTGGCGGGTGCGCAGCGTCTGGAGCAATTATTGGACGAGCAAGAGGAGCCCGAGCAAATCGGATATCGGTCAGAGGAGAAGCCCGCGTTTAAGACCTTGTCTGCATCTTCGCCTGCTATGGTGGAGCTCCAGAGCGTAGATTTTTCCTATCTGCCAGGCAAAAAAGCGCTGAGCGATGTATCCTTACGAGTAGCTCCGGGACAAATCGCTGCGATCGTAGGCAGCAGCGGCAGCGGCAAAAGCACGCTAATCAAGCTGCTGTTGGGCTTCTACCCCATTGACGGCGGGGAGCTTCTGATTGAGGGCAAGCCGCTAGGACATTATACCTTGAACGAGCTTCGCGCACGCATCGCCTATGTGCCGCAGGATGCCTTCCTGTTCAGCGGTACAATCGAAGAGAACATTCGTTACGGCAATCCGCAAGCCACGGATGAGGAGATTATAGAGGCGGCTAAAGCGGCACATGCGCATCATTTTATTGAGGAGCTGCCCGAGCAGTATCGGGCGCAGGTGGGGGAGCGCGGGAAGTCTTTGTCAGGCGGTCAGAGACAGCGGATTGCCATTGCCCGCGCATTGCTTAAGAACGCCCCGATTTTGCTGCTGGATGAGGCAACGTCCGCCTTGGATTCCGAATCGGAATATTGGGTGCAGCAGGCACTCAACCAATTGATGGAAGGCCGCACGACTATTCTGATCGCTCATCAGCTCAGCACCGTGGAGAAGGCGGATCTGATCATGGTCATGAATGAGGGAACCGTTGTGGAGCAAGGCACGTATCAGGAATTGCTTGAGCGAGAGGGCTACTTCAGAAAATTATACGGCAGCTCGGAAGTGAAGTAG